The genomic window TTCTACAAAATTCATTAATACACCTCTTTATAAATTCGTAAATTCTCATATATTATACCATATTATAGAATAATTTGTCTTTTATCCTATGTATAACCATTATAATGCTCTCATCTTCTTTAAAATAGAAGCAAAAATGGTACGACCTTAGATAACGTTCTCCCCTAAAGGCTAATGACTTCTAAGTAGTAAAACCCCTAAGAAGTTTGTTAATAACTTTCAGATGGAATAAAAGCTCCACCTGAAACTAATACCCCTGTTTATTATGATAAGTCACTATTTTGTATTTATTTTTACTAGTTAGTTAATAAATACTTTACATATATAATTCTGTACCTTAATAAACTGCTATTTTTCAAATTACATATCATCAATATCCTCCTCTTAAACTACAGCAATAAAAAAAGCTGAAACTCCAATATATCTATTGAAATTCCAACTTTTTTATTTAAATATCATATTTATTTTTCTATAATTTTATACACTTAATTTATTTTATATTTTCCAATTATTCATGTATACCTTCTATTATCTTATATTTAAAATAAAAAACCTTATTTTAAAACTGCTATCATCTAGCAAAACATTTTCTTTAAATACATCTTATGTTAAGGTTCAATCTGGACAGTGGAATACAGATAGAGCTCCTTATCAACCATTTAAATACATCCTATGTTAAGGTTCAACTTATATAATGCCCCATTTAATTTACCTTTCCTACCAGGATTTAAATACATCCTATGTTAAGGTTCAACACTGTAAATAAGCCATTCTTAAAATTCATTATATACCTAAACACCTGTATTTTCAATGGATTACCTATTTTTTTACCAGGCGTTTATGAATTTTTCAAAAAAATTATTAAAGAGCTAGCCAGCTCTTTAACATCAAGCTTTAGCAGGATTTTATATGAAATTGAGACTGGGAAAAATTTATAGAATAACTAGTTTAAGATTCTTGCTGCATTGTTACTGCTCCAGAGCATACAGGAGATAAACTTGTGCATTTTATCTCCTCATACTATTTTAAGTGGAAGCGGAAACTCCCTAAATACTGTTTGATTTTTATTTTATGATAAATAATTTTTGCCCTTATTAATATTTGTACTGGAGAAGGTTTCGACTAGAACGATTAGGCTTTAGCCCATTATAAATTAAAAAATACTCACGATGGTGGTTTTTCCATGGTGAGCATTTTTAATTACCTTTTTCATCCTTTAGGAACAGATGTAATAACTCTTATGTTCCTTATATTTAATACATCTCATGTTAAGGTTCAACTGTTTGTCTATTGCACTATTAATTTTTGTTCTTGTTATTTAAATACATTTCATGTTAAGGTTCAACTTATTTATTTATATACTAACGCAATGTGGAGTTACAGCATTTAAATACATCTCATGTTAAGGTTCAACTTATAATAAAGTTACGCAAACAAGAGCACCTCTTGTATTTAAATACATCTCATGTTAAGGTTCAACATATATACGATAGCAACAGGGGAATGATTCAACAATTTAAATACATCTCATGTTAAGGTTCAACAAAAGTTAGAGATATTGAAGAGTTACAACGTTTTTTATTTAAATACATCTCATGTTAAGGTTCAACGTAATCTGTTAATACATATTGCGTACCTGGGACTAATATTTAAATACATCTCATGTTAAGGTTCAACGTTAGCACACCCAAATAAATGCAAGGGAGAATTATGATTTAAATACATCTCATGTTAAGGTTCAACCCAAGCCGTGTTATGCAAGAGTTAGGTAAATATGCTAGATTTAAATACATCTCATGTTAAGGTTCAACATAAGCAGGACCCATAAAAGGCCTTGCTCTCATTTTATTTAAATACATCTCATGTTAAGGTTCAACTTTTTAACCATTTTAAATTCCCCTTCTTACTAAACCCATTTAAATACATCTCATGTTAAGGTTCAACACTGTAAATAAGCCATTCTTTAAATTTATTATATACCTAAATCCCTGTATTTTCAATGGATTACCTATTTTTTTACCAGGCATTTATGAATTTTTCAAAAAAATCATTAAAAAGCTCGTAAGCTCTTTAATATCAATACTTAACAATATTTTATATGAAATTCAGGTTGGTAAAATAGTTTATAAAAAAGAAGTTTAAAAAGTATATAAAAAGAGCCTAAGTAGTTCTAATATTATTTAATACGATATCAGAAACTAAGATAAGGCTCCCTTTTATTTTAGTTCATATTTTTCTTTATTTTTTCAATCTCTTCGTGTGATAAACCAGTTGCTTTTACCACTGTTAGCAAATCCATGCCCATTCTTAATAAATTTCTTGCAGTTTCTAATCTTCCCTCTAATTTCCCTTGTTGTATCCCTTGTTGTATCCCTTCTTGTATCCCTTCTTTTCTTCCCTCTTTAATTGCATCCTCTTTAATTTTATCCAAAGTTTTTCCCAAATTACTAACCATATCATCAACCTCCCCTTGATTAGATTTATCTAAAATTTCATCTACCTGCTCTTGTGAATTTTTATCAAGTCTTGGCTTTACTATTCCTTTTAACCATTTTTTAAAAACATCAAACTGTTCTGGTTTTATCCTTTTTAATACAAAAGCTGAGCTTCTAAGCCTTTTCACAAGTTCCTCTTTACTTATGTTCTGTTCTAGTAAAAATACCAATGATACCATATTTGCTATTTCTAATAAATCTTCTTTATCGTATCTGTTTACGTCAAATAATATATAATTAAAGTCTAAAACATTATCTCCAAACAGTTCATATCCCTGCAGCATCTCTTTAAAATTAGTATTTGCTGTCCATCTATTTTTTCCATTATAAATTACAATTGGAACTACTGAAGGAAGTTTAAACTCTTTTTTTCTTCTATCTTTTTTTAATGTATTTTTTAAAACATCTCTCCATATTTCCGTCATATAAAACAACAGTCTTATAGGCATTTGAAAATCTACTCTTGATTGAAATTCTAAAAGTACATAGAATATTACTTCCTGTCCTTCTATATTTATCTTGTAAACTATATCTGATTCTTCTTCTTCAAAATCGCTTAATATATATGACTTATCTGCTAACACTAAGTCATCCTCTTCTATTAGATTTACCCAATCTTTATTTATAAAACTTCTTATTAGTTCTAAAAAAGTTCCTTTATGAGAAAATATGTGCTTATATCCAACATCATGTTGATGATATACCTGTTCCTGTGTATCTTTTCTTTTCATTATTTACCTCTCTTGTATCTATTATAACTATATTATATCTTAAAATTTAATTTCCTTCATTAGTTTTAGTAAAATAAAAAGACATAGCTTCTTGTAAAAAATCTATATCTCATGTTAAGGTTCAACCTAGACTTTTTATTGTCCTAAATAACCGAACTTATATTTAAATACATCTCATGTTAAGGTTCAACATAGAAAGCTTTAATGAAATTGGTGCAAATAGGTAATTTAAATACATCCTATGTTAAGGTTCAACAAAAGGAGGTAAGCGAAAAATATCGCAAACACTCCTATTTAAATACATCCTATGTTAAGGTTCAACTAAAACAACATTTACATCATCACATAATAAAGTAAAATTTAAATACATCCTATGTTAAGGTTCAACCTTGAACGAAGTGATTATCATCCACGGTTGAATGGATTTAAATACATCCTATGTTAAGGTTCAACAGAGCTTTAGAAAGATTAGATGACTTGTACTTATTATTTAAATACATCCTATGTTAAGGTTCAACTTTTAAATTTTTTATTTCAAAACTATATATATACTTATTTAAATACATCCTATGTTAAGGTTCAACTTACAAGTAATTATAAACACTCAAATTTAAGATTAGCATTTAAATACATCCTATGTTAAGGTTCAACATTGGATTAGCTGCCATTGCTGCGTTCCACGCATATATTCAAATACATCCTATGTTAAGGTTCAACTGTCCTCTTAATAACATTGAACTTGTACTATCTCCAATTTAAATACATCCTATGTTAAGGTTCAACCATTGCTCCAAGAACACTAACAGCATGGGCAAACTAATTTAAATACATCCTATGTTAAGGTTCAACCTATTGCATACCATTGTTGTATATGTAACAGTCATATTTAAATACATCCTATGTTAAGGTTCAACGTAGTGCAGAAGGTAACAACAAGAACTTTAGTGTATTTAAATACATCCTATGTTAAGGTTCAACATTGTCTGATAATGCAACTTTCAATATAGTTTTTAAATTTAAATACATCCTATGTTAAGGTTCAACAAATTATTTTTTATATGATATATTATTAATTTATAGATTTAAATACATCCTATGTTAAGGTTCAACAAAAGCAAAATCATACCCACCAGTAGTTGTAAAAGATTTAAATACATCCTATGTTAAGGTTCAACCCACTGTAAATAAGCCATTCCTTAAATTTATTATATACCTAAATGCCTGTGTTTTCAATGGATTACCTATTTTTTTACCAGGCGTTTATGAATTTTTCAAAAAAATTATTAAATAGCTCGTAAGCTCTTTAATATCAAGCTTTAACAGGATTTTATATAAAATTGTGACTGGGAAAAATTCATAGAATAACTATTTTAAGATTCTTGCTTGCATTGTTACTGCTCCAGAGAATATAAGTGGAAAGCTTGTCTATTTTATATCCTTATTAATATTTGTATTGGAAAAGGTTTCGGCTTCAACAATTAGGCTCTATCCAATTATATATTAAAAAATGCTCACGATGGGTGTTTTTCCATGGTGAGCGTTTTTTTATTATATTACCTTATTAATTCTTTAGAAATAGAGGTGGTGACACTTCTGTGCCTTATATTTAATACATCTCATGTTAAGGCTCAACGAAAACGAAATAAAACAAAGATATGGAATTAAAGGATTTAAATACATCTCATGTTAAGGTTCAACACAATCTAGATTTTTTCATTATATATTTAATTCATACTCTTTTTATATTTTCAATCTCTTCATGTGATAAACTAGTTGCTTTTAGTACACATTTTTAATAAACAGCATCTATTATATCTTATTATTGAAGTTTTTTACCACAGTTTGAGCAATAGGTTAACTCCTTAGACTTTACTCTTGGATCAAATACATGTCCACATACTGGACATTTGTATTGCCTTTCAAAATAGACTCCTATACCAAATATAATACTTGCTAAGATATACTTTACTGAGCCTTTTAATAACGCCATAGGACCTGGAGAAAGAAGTATTAGTAAA from Clostridium sp. MB40-C1 includes these protein-coding regions:
- a CDS encoding Rpn family recombination-promoting nuclease/putative transposase — encoded protein: MKRKDTQEQVYHQHDVGYKHIFSHKGTFLELIRSFINKDWVNLIEEDDLVLADKSYILSDFEEEESDIVYKINIEGQEVIFYVLLEFQSRVDFQMPIRLLFYMTEIWRDVLKNTLKKDRRKKEFKLPSVVPIVIYNGKNRWTANTNFKEMLQGYELFGDNVLDFNYILFDVNRYDKEDLLEIANMVSLVFLLEQNISKEELVKRLRSSAFVLKRIKPEQFDVFKKWLKGIVKPRLDKNSQEQVDEILDKSNQGEVDDMVSNLGKTLDKIKEDAIKEGRKEGIQEGIQQGIQQGKLEGRLETARNLLRMGMDLLTVVKATGLSHEEIEKIKKNMN